The DNA region GTGGCACGACTCGGCGCCGCGCGTGGAGATCGACGAGCGCTCCGTCTGACTAACGGAAGACAGAGGCGGGCGGTACGGGAGAGGGCTTGGCGCTGGCGTCGGTGACCGCGGCCGCGCCACCGGTGAAGTCGGCGAGCGCCCGCCCGTGCTCGACCCGCCCCGGGTGCGGGTCGGTCGCCACCCGCCGGGTCAGCTCGGCCACCGGCAGTTCACGGTCGGAGGCGAGCAGTACGGCGTTGCCGAAGCGGCGCCCGCGCAGCACGGTCGGGTCCGCGGCGACCGCGAGCTCCGGGAAGACGGCGGCGGCGGTCGCGATCTGGCCGCGGAGATGCGCCAGCGGCGGGCCGTCGGCGAGGTTGGCCGCGTAGAAGCCGCCGGGCCGCAGCACCCTGCGTACCTCGGCGAGAAACTCCGTACTGGTCAGATGCGCGGGGGTCCGGGCGCCGCTGAACACATCGGCGATGATCAGGTCGGCCCAGCCGTCCTGGACCTTGCCGAGCCCGGCGCGGGCGTCGGTCGACCGGACCCGGATCCTGGCCCCCGCGTCGAGCGGCAGCTCCCGCCGCACGAGCTGCACGAGCGGCCCGTCCAGCTCCACGATCTGCTGGGTCGAGCGAGGCCGGGTGGCCGCCACGTACCGGGCGAGGGTGAACGCGCCGCCGCCGAGGTGCACGACCTGCACCGGCCGGTTCGGCGGCGCGACGAGGTCGGCGATGTGCCCGAGCCGCCGCTGGTACTCGAA from Streptomyces fradiae includes:
- a CDS encoding spermidine synthase; amino-acid sequence: MARNRQRERAAEGVAVVEQVDGGLAELIPDRERARGWTLLIDGAPQSHVDLDDPAYLSFEYQRRLGHIADLVAPPNRPVQVVHLGGGAFTLARYVAATRPRSTQQIVELDGPLVQLVRRELPLDAGARIRVRSTDARAGLGKVQDGWADLIIADVFSGARTPAHLTSTEFLAEVRRVLRPGGFYAANLADGPPLAHLRGQIATAAAVFPELAVAADPTVLRGRRFGNAVLLASDRELPVAELTRRVATDPHPGRVEHGRALADFTGGAAAVTDASAKPSPVPPASVFR